The Phragmites australis chromosome 1, lpPhrAust1.1, whole genome shotgun sequence genomic interval gtctggcgatgagGAGTTGACCACACTTGAGCATTTTTCAGGAGATGTTGCAACAGCTTGTCTGGTGTGGTTGTACACATAGGATAGTCCAATGATTAGAGGACCTACATGTCGGATAAATGAACAGTGAGAAATGGCTTGGTTGGCTCTAAATATACACaacagatagtctggtgatggagtttAAGGTTACACCAAAATATATGGTGTTTGCAATGAGTTTGAGTGCGGGTCTAGCAGCTAGTTTTTGTTGTTACACAGCCGGATAGTTCGATGTTTGTATTGTTGTAACGTCAGATCATCTAATATTCATAATCTTTTTTACTGTgggagcaacgactagttcaTGGATTTGATGCTATAAACACTCCTTACCCAGGCATTTAAGTGTGTTGTAGTCCAGAGAAGGACAtagacacttaagaagacatttAAGCTATCAAATTGTTAAAATCGATCATTTAAGGTAattaaaaacaagattaggaggtgattagtactaatagacctagagagaattactgctaggtgttgctacttagagagtggatcaagaagtgatcctatattataccaagtggtagATTAGCATCTTAGAGTCTTGTTGACTCACTGGCATCGTGAgccttggtgtggagcggcgacaagaagcttgtacaAAGATACAGAGACCTTtgtcttggtagctcaagctccgaagtgaagatagTGGTAAGTGATCAGAAGAGAGACTTATGATGAgatcttatcttggtggctcaagggtctaACCGAGTGCCGTTCGGAAGCTATAGTCTACGTGATTGCTTTAACGTGGATTAGAGGTGGTGTTTATGTCATCAATAttatgagataaaaatctcttataccgagtttgctctctctaatatctttacgttttcgcattgaCATATTTGCAATCTACATTCGAATGTTTACCTTCGTAGAGTAATTTGTAGGATTAACTATAGGTTACAAAACTTTTTAaatagtagagtagacacactaaatgaacatagaacatatttagatacaaATGACATATGTtctatatttatcttgtgaataCACTAGAGTGGTTTGTTAGGATTAGCTATATATTGCAAATCTTTTTAAATATTaaagtagatacactagataaacataggacatatttatataaaaattgatatatatttatcttataaaatttttaaaGCCAATTAATTTTAGTGTTCTAATTCACTCATCTTATATAACACCATCGATCCCTACAGTTGGAAGTACTTATCATCCCTCTAACGAGCGACGGAAATATAGTTATGcatctttttaaaataaatacatatttatatattttgttatttttgagatataaaaataaaaaaaggtagGTAAGTTTGCGAGAGCAAAGTATACACGCGCGACTCGTGGGTAGTGTGAGACAAAATGCAGGCCACATTATTAATAATACGAGTTGATCGGTCTTAAAATTTAGAtcctatttattttagcttttaaTTTTGGAACAAatgttgaaacaaacaaactAATTTTAGAGTGATTATAAGAATCAAAAGTTGTTTTTATAACTAGAATTTAAAAGCTCGTATTTGTGTATTCTAAGTGATGATGTTCCGAGGCTGACAAtatgatattatatatattatacatttcGTCCACATAAAAAGCTAATCAACTTTGAATAATCGGCTTTTTAAAATTCACAATACAAAatcattttttcaaaaaaaacgGCTGAAACCAGTAGGGTCTTAAAAACGACGCGGATAGCGAGTTGACCGGTCCATCCAAGTATGCTCTTTCTTCAAGAAACAAACAACACGGACGGAACAATCACTAAACACTGTTCCAGTTCAACGAAAACGAAAATCAGACGGTGCTGTTACCCAACGTGCCCTACGTGACGCCTGCCGTAAAACAGATGACGTCGGTATGAACTAGTCGCGCTCGGCGTCTGCGAGTGCATTAATTTCTCGCCTCCTGGCAAATTAGACCGGCCGGCCGTTTGTGGTCGATGCATGTCTCGGTCCCGccattatttatttatctagtGTTTCGAACGACCGCGTCAGAGTCGTTAGCAGCTAGTAGTAGCAATCAAATTTAGGGTCCGATCTGCCACACTCCCAACTGCCCCAGACCTGCAACTCCACAACTGGACGAAATGCCCGACGCCGACGGGGAACGCGATACTCGCTGCTAGCTCTCGGCAGCCGCCACACGGCGCGGCTGCGAGCGCGAATGCAAGGGAACCTGATAAGCGCGGTTTGTTaatttagggtgtgtttggtgcTTGGGATCTTTCTCCTTCTGTACAACAGATGTGTagattctttttaattttttttacttgtatCTATTATTTAAGTTTAGTCcgatagatataaatatatggtaTTATCTTAGTCGACAATCTGACTCAAAAAGTGAGCCTAACAGTTAGTATTATAAATTAATCTTTATATTAGTAACCAATCATCATCTTAACTCTTACATCTACTATTATAGTGTCAAATTCAATCAACTAAATATAAACTTAATTTATTATATTTAGATATATACagctaataaaatatttttctttttaataaatactCAGTACCGCTTAGCACAATTGATTATACGGGACAGTGTTAGGAAACAACCTTGCAGCATCTGCAAACCGAGGAACGTGCAAAATTCTTCCAGGATTAAATTTCGGCGGCTGAAGTTCAGCCGTGCCAAGGCTTGGAAACGCTGGAGATTCTTCTCGGGAGTTGCCGACCAGTCGCAAATAATTAATCAGGTGGGGCGATAGCCTGTCATGCATGTCAAACTTTGTGATCACGTCCTGTCTTACGTAGAGATGGCAACACTTAAAATCCCTATAGATAGAGGATATCTATCTGTATTTGTGAGTGTATTTTTAAATTTGTGTCCGTGCTCTATGAGTACATTTCTAAATTTGTGTCCATGCTTATTACCAGCTATGGATAAAAGGTTTGCGTACTAAAATCTACTACCATAAAAGGTTTGCGTACTAAAATTTCTTATCCGGGTCTGATGTAGTCGTTGTGGGATATCAACACGGTTGGAATCTCCATTAAAAAAACACGGTTAGAAAGTTCTACTTTTCTTTAGTGTATATACCTTGCGCTTCTTACACTGCCCGGTCCATAAAGTCACCAAGACTCGCTCCCTTGGATCACGCCTGCCCAGTCCAGTCCGTCTTGGcccatacatatatatatatacctcgGCACCTCGCATGCACCGAGAATGGCAGTAACAAAACATAGCACAAAGCTGTCGAGGCTGAAAGGCTACCCAAGCACAAGCGCTTGGCAAGTAGCAGCTAGCTCTCGTTTCTCAAGCCGCCGCGGGCCTCTCCTCTCTTGCCTGCTCGCTCTCGCGCGCGACCATCGGCAGTGAGAGCAGTGATGGCCCTGCTGGGGTTCATGGGCGTCGACGAGCTGGTGGTGACGGTGGCGCCGGTGGCCGTGTATTGGGTGTACTCGGGGATCTACGAGGTGCTGCTGCGGCGAACCACGGTGCTGGACAAGTACAGGCTGCACTCGAGGAGGGACGAGGAGACCAAGAACATCGCCTCCAGGAAGGACGTCGTCAAGGGCGTGCTCCTGCAGCAGGCCATCCAGGTCGCCATCTCGGTCGCTGTGCTCAAGGTACTTAATTCGTTAAGCTCCACACTTCAACATCTAACGCATGCATGCCTTAATGCCTAAGTATTTCCGTCAAGGTTGACAATGTAGCTTCCACTTTTGCATGCTGTCTTCTTCCTTTGCGTGCTTGGTTTGGATCACCCAAGGAAAGAAAAAACGGAGCTTCCgtgcacgtgttttgtgctctgtgCGCAATGTGTGTtctcggttttttttttcccttaatAGATATTGTATTTGACATGAAATGGTTTTGGCTTGAAAATTAATCCAAAGCACACCTCTGTCTTCAGAGAACAAAGTAGGACAGATATTATACCATGTGTAAGCACAACTGGGACGAACAAGAGTAACTAAAAATAATTACGAGGATGGTTAAAGTAATAGACGCTCGGTGGTGGGGATCAGTAGAACACGACAAGACaatcagggatttcaatttcgttttataatttttttaatttcgtTTCACAATTTCATGAATTCTCGGTTATTTTTCATCTTATGCCATGTGGTCCTACATGCCAGTGAACAAAAATTACATAATTAGATATTTGTTCTCCTTCAACATTcttaaatttcacaaaattttaccaaaaatttggtgaaattttaATCCTGAACTGATATCTATCTGGTCAGAAGTCAGAACTCGGAAAAAAGGAGGTGCGTCTGGAACCGGTGAATTCATTCATGGCAACGTTTCCCCCAGCAGCTTCAGACCTCCAGTTCAAGCATGTGCTTGCATGACCTTCGAGGCGTCAAAGTCTGAAACGGATGCCATGCATCAAAGTCAGGGACTAATGTTAGACTAAGAACGACCATAATGTTTATTAGTACTAATAATTATTATCGTATCTcctaataatattataatactttatatttttattttcaataacTATCATATTTTCTACATTCAACTACTCTTCCTCTCTCTCGAGTCCACATTTCATCATCTATCAATAGTATTATAGTCTCATGTTTCCGCTGCAAATTTGCGGCCCCCTCCTTCCGTCCGCTTCCCTGTAGTGGCACTTTAGTGCTAGATGGAGGCTCTGCTAAGTGCTGCTTTGCTCACTCGACAGTAGCAAATCAACACTGTAGCACTATGCACTGGGATGGTTAGGGATGATGTCTCTGCTGGAGTCGGTCTAACTAGGTAATAAAGTGAGGTTGGGTGTTAATGAgtattagttattgtaataagTATAATATATTTTACTAAAATATCTTAAGATAAGATTCacgtcacaatatatataccTTATGATCTGGTAATAACACTATGTCGGCaacaagttttttttagaaCTATCTACCTCCACGTTGTATAATGTCGATAGTAAAATCTTACTCCCCTGTCTTATCCTCCTACTGCGGCTGCTCTCGTCGTGACTGCTGACCCCAGCTCTTCCTTGGTTCCTTTACCTGTGTCGCAATTTACATTCTTTTCGCAGCACCGGACATCATCATATTTAACGCGAACCGCCTTGTTGCCCGACCCAAAATCAGCATTGACAGCAGAAGCGTATTTGCCAAGGCAAGCTGATCGAGCTGAGTGTAGCCTCTGCCGTGCTTCGCCTGCTCGGCGTTCATCCGAATGGAATGGCTAGCCTGACAAGCATTGAAGAGTAGTCCTGATCCTTGAAGGCCTTAACCACACAGGTGTCTCAGCCTCACCGCTGGTCAATGCCGATGTGCTGTCCACAGAGCAGCCTGTTGCACACGCGTACGTAGGTGCGCTGGTGTTTCCATGCACCGTGCGTACACTTGCACCGACACTTCCCTGCTCATCTGTGGTGCTCATCCTTAATGCACCCAACTAATCTGTCTGGCGTTCTTGTGCAGCTGACGGGCGACGGAGACGGTGCCGCCGCCGACCGcgcggcgagcctgacgccggagCCGTTCCTGGTCGTGGCGGCGCGGTTCGGAGTGGCCATGCTCGTGCTGGACGCGTGGCAGTACTTCATGCACCGTCTGATGCACTCGAGCCGGTACATGTACCGCCGGTTCCACTCGTGGCACCACCGCGTGGCCGCGCCGTACGCGTTCGCGGCCCAGTACGGCCACCCGGTGGACGGCGTGCTCACGGAGACGCTGTCGGGCGCGGCGGCGTACCTGGTCTCGGGGATGTCTccgcgcgccgcggcggcaTTCTTCGTGTTCGCCACCGTCAAGGGCGTGGACGATCACTGTGGCGTGGCGGCACCCTGGAACCCGCTGCACGCCGCGTTCGGGAACAACACGGCGTACCACGACGTGCACCACCAGCGCGGCGGCGGGCGACGCAACTTCTCGCAGCCCTTCTTCGTGGTCTGGGACCGCTTGCTCGGAACGCACGCCCGGTACGCCGTGCTCCCTAGGGACGGCGGTGGG includes:
- the LOC133917056 gene encoding sphinganine C4-monooxygenase 1-like; amino-acid sequence: MALLGFMGVDELVVTVAPVAVYWVYSGIYEVLLRRTTVLDKYRLHSRRDEETKNIASRKDVVKGVLLQQAIQVAISVAVLKLTGDGDGAAADRAASLTPEPFLVVAARFGVAMLVLDAWQYFMHRLMHSSRYMYRRFHSWHHRVAAPYAFAAQYGHPVDGVLTETLSGAAAYLVSGMSPRAAAAFFVFATVKGVDDHCGVAAPWNPLHAAFGNNTAYHDVHHQRGGGRRNFSQPFFVVWDRLLGTHARYAVLPRDGGGLKVKIFEDQMH